Proteins encoded together in one Marispirochaeta sp. window:
- a CDS encoding NAD(P) transhydrogenase subunit alpha, with the protein MDIRLVFILVLATFLGFELISKVPSQLHTPLMSGSNAISGITIVGALLSMVGSFSVEDNIMRIILGTLAVTFATINVVGGYLVTDRMLRMFVKKEKK; encoded by the coding sequence ATGGATATACGACTTGTTTTTATTCTGGTACTGGCGACCTTTCTGGGTTTCGAGCTGATCTCGAAAGTACCCTCCCAGCTGCATACTCCCCTGATGTCCGGCTCCAACGCCATTTCGGGCATTACCATTGTCGGGGCGCTTTTAAGCATGGTGGGGAGTTTCAGCGTTGAGGATAACATCATGCGCATTATACTGGGAACACTGGCAGTTACCTTCGCTACCATCAATGTCGTGGGAGGCTATCTGGTTACCGACCGCATGCTGCGCATGTTTGTAAAAAAGGAGAAAAAGTGA
- a CDS encoding Re/Si-specific NAD(P)(+) transhydrogenase subunit alpha yields the protein MVIAVPKEHESWENRVALTPEGAKKLVDSTSARVLIEKSAGDTAGFSDQDYSAAGAEIMENRQELLQKADILLRLGKPPAGEIPQMKRDAFHISFLDPYNEQELVQSLAARNISAFSMEMIPRSTRAQKMDALSSQASLAGYAAVIEAAREIKMAFPMMMTPAGTISPVRVFVIGAGVAGLQAIATAKRLGARVEAYDTRPVVEEQVVSLGAKFVKIDLGETGQTKDGYARELSPEQLEKQRELMQQCCIAADVVITTAKLFGRKAPLLIPQASIEAMRPGSVIVDMAVDTGGNAELSRPGETVNHKGVQIIGLQNFPGQVAKHASQMYSNNLVNLLLEFWKDGDPKPVFDPADEIIQGALITRDGAVVHPGIRKIYGLED from the coding sequence ATGGTCATTGCCGTACCAAAGGAGCATGAGAGCTGGGAGAACCGGGTCGCCCTGACGCCGGAGGGAGCCAAAAAGCTGGTTGATTCCACGTCCGCCCGGGTACTGATTGAGAAATCTGCAGGGGACACCGCGGGCTTCTCCGACCAGGATTATTCCGCAGCCGGGGCGGAGATCATGGAGAACAGGCAGGAACTTTTACAGAAAGCGGACATCCTGCTCAGGCTGGGGAAGCCTCCCGCCGGCGAGATTCCGCAAATGAAGCGGGATGCCTTCCACATCAGTTTCCTCGATCCCTACAACGAACAGGAGCTGGTACAGTCTCTTGCAGCCCGGAACATCAGCGCCTTCAGCATGGAAATGATTCCCCGCAGTACCCGGGCCCAGAAGATGGACGCCCTGAGCTCCCAGGCAAGCCTCGCCGGCTACGCGGCGGTAATCGAGGCAGCCAGGGAAATCAAGATGGCCTTTCCCATGATGATGACCCCCGCCGGGACAATCTCTCCCGTCCGGGTCTTCGTAATCGGCGCCGGGGTTGCAGGACTTCAGGCCATCGCCACGGCCAAACGGCTTGGAGCACGGGTAGAGGCTTACGACACCAGACCTGTGGTAGAAGAGCAGGTCGTCAGCCTGGGAGCCAAATTCGTCAAGATCGACCTGGGTGAGACGGGACAGACAAAGGACGGTTATGCCAGGGAGCTGAGCCCGGAACAGCTGGAAAAGCAGCGGGAACTGATGCAGCAATGCTGCATCGCCGCCGACGTGGTAATCACCACGGCCAAACTCTTCGGCCGCAAGGCCCCTCTCCTGATACCTCAGGCAAGCATAGAGGCCATGCGCCCCGGCTCGGTCATTGTCGACATGGCGGTTGATACCGGCGGCAACGCGGAGCTCTCCCGTCCCGGGGAGACCGTGAATCACAAAGGCGTACAAATCATCGGCCTTCAGAATTTTCCCGGGCAAGTTGCAAAGCACGCCAGCCAGATGTATTCCAACAACCTGGTCAATCTGCTGTTGGAGTTCTGGAAGGACGGCGACCCGAAACCGGTATTCGATCCGGCGGACGAAATTATTCAGGGAGCCCTGATTACCCGGGACGGTGCTGTTGTTCACCCGGGAATCCGCAAGATATACGGACTGGAGGATTAA